In the genome of Takifugu rubripes chromosome 18, fTakRub1.2, whole genome shotgun sequence, one region contains:
- the fam3c gene encoding protein FAM3C produces the protein MVRASGIIKLAVLVLAFLLAVFVAFQLLEINMDFGALTSTKHVRYKCGLSKTCPNGHFSFKLASGAATVVGPRMCLEDKLLMSSVRNNVGRGINIALVNEVAPLITFLKEIQDGTIVMMASFDDVYTKLNDEAKHLISDLGSSVINTLGFRDSWIFVGGKGIRTKSPFEQHIKNNKETNKYDGWPEVLEMEGCVPQRAD, from the exons ATGGTCCGGGCTAGTG GCATCATAAAATTGGCAGTGCTCGTTCTTGCTTTCCTCCTTGCTGTCTTTGTGGCTTTCCAGCTGCTGGAAATTAACATGGACTTTGGAGCTTTGACGT CAACAAAGCATGTCAGATATAAGTGTGGACTGTCCAAAACTTGTCCCAATGGACACTTCAGCTTCAAGCTGGCCAGTGGAGCCGCCACCGTGGTGGGACCCAGGATGTGCCTCGAGGACAAACT ACTGATGAGCAGCGTGAGGAACAACGTGGGGAGAGGAATAAATATCGCCCTGGTGAACG AGGTGGCTCCCCTGATCACGTTTTTGAAGGAAATCCAGGACGGGACGATTGTGATGATGGCCTCCTTTGATGACGTGTACACAAA GCTCAACGATGAGGCCAAGCATCTCATTTCTGATCTGGGCAGCTCGGTTATCAACACTCTGGGCTTCAGGGATAGCTGGATCTTTGTAGGAGGGAAGGGCATCCGGACAAAGAGTCCTTTCGAGCAG CACATAAAGAACAACAAGGAGACCAACAAGTACGACGGCTGGCCCGAAGTGCTGGAGATGGAGGGCTGCGTTCCTCAGAGGGCGGACTGA
- the LOC101077962 gene encoding sortilin: SAGLHLGRSGARCAQGRAGTSGTTSLPVAPPFTSCRTPLTPTEHRVLDDNTHETGFNGDDGSYVILTWVGDGTGVILVLSTFSAPINTFLEGGSSRLYRSTDSGKSFQDISQRINNTFIREEFGVSVGPGSSVILTADIPVLDNRGGTIFTSTDAGATFKFIQLPFHLAQPITYHFQNPDYLVALSIDGGLWLSLDFGAKWTKVHEGVHSFSWGAGINLFLSYSLVDTVEADERGDLVLKRTTDLGKTFTTIHEDIYSFGYIGAFLFFSVMEDSRSPRVMYFSSDQGESFSRALLPSASTEQFYSILDGDEDMLFMHVDNPGDTFFGTMYTSDDRGILFSKSLERHLFDGLRKSDFTNITSLRGVYLTNKLDQDNRIRSVISFNRGGTWRQLNKPDNVDCDAQVQKCNLHIHGEHSRNNRMVPMVTLSDSTAIGLVIAHGTVGDSLSSSQHPDVFVSTDGGYNWRGTLRGPHHYSILDSGGLVVAVEAHHEGQVKTIKFSTDEGQCWKSYNFTEQPFFFAGLASEPGTKAMSVSVWGFRPEDDGQPMWVAVTIDFQSLITRECTDRDYQDWLAHSDPSGGDVERNGCVLGAKEVYRRRKKQSVCRNGRGFAVIKKQRSCLCTREDFLCDYGYYRHKNTSECVRQAGGANKTLELCLNGEEDELFTAGYRKVPSDRCEGGFSPHLAMQTLIRPCGVKPSPGPPNRHFDTPHEKLVLILVCAGAGVIVLLAVVSAVIATRRAVYRHRTVLYRFSNLRIQEEENGVTADLTSAASSNGTAGQPDSDDDLIA, encoded by the exons TCCGCCGGACTCCACCTGGGGAGGAGCGGGGCCAGGTGCGCGCAAGGCCGAGCAGGGACGTCGGGGACCACAAGCCTCCCCGTGGCCCCCCCCTTCACCTCCTGCCGGACCCCCCTGACTCCCACCGAGCACAGGGTTCTGGATGACAACACGCACGAG ACAGGGTTTAACGGTGACGATGGCTCCTATGTGATTCTCACGTGGGTGGGAGACGGTACCGGA GTTATCCTGGTGCTGTCAACATTTAGCGCGCCGATCAATACTTTCCTGGAAGGGGGGTCGTCGCGCCTCTATcgaag CACGGATTCTGGGAAATCCTTCCAGGATATTTCTCAGAGGATCAACAACACGTTCATACGGGAGGAGTTCGGAGTCAGCGTTGGACCCGGCAGCTCC GTGATTCTGACGGCAGACATCCCGGTGTTGGACAACCGAGGTGGGACCATCTTCACCTCCACGGACGCCGGCGCCACCTTCAAGTTCATCCAGCTGCCATTCCACCTGGCGCAGCCCATCACCTACCACTTCCAGAACCCCGACTACCTCGTCGCCCTCAGCATCGAC GGCGGGCTGTGGCTCTCCCTGGACTTTGGTGCCAAGTGGACAAAAGTCCATGAAGGAGTGCATTCTTTCTCCTG gggggCTGGGATCAATTTATTCCTCAGCTACAGTCtagtggacacag TTGAGGCAGATGAGAGGGGGGATCTGGTCCTGAAGAGGACTACTGATCTGGGGAAGACCTTCACCACCATCCACGAGGACATCTACAGCTTTGGCTACATTGGAgcgtttctcttcttttctgtcaTGGAAGATTCG agatCTCCTCGGGTCATGTACTTCTCATCCGACCAGGGAGAGAGCTTCAGCCGGGCGCTGCTGCCGTCTGCTTCCACCGAGCAG TTTTATTCCATcctggatggtgatgaagatatGCTCTTCATGCATGTGGACAACCCAGGAG ACACCTTCTTCGGGACCATGTACACCTCAGACGACCGCGGTATCTTGTTCTCCAAATCGCTGGAGCGACACCTCTTCGACGGGCTGAGGAAGAGCGACTTCACCAACATAACCTCGCTGAGAGGCGTCTACCTCACGAACAAACTGGACCAGG ACAACCGTATAAGATCCGTCATTTCTTTTAACAGAGGAGGAACGTGGAGGCAGCTCAACAAGCCCGACAACGTGGACTGCGACGCGCAGGTCCAGAAG TGTAACCTCCATATTCACGGAGAGCACAGCCGCAACAACCGCATGGTTCCCATGGTGACACTGTCCGACTCCACCGCCATTGGCCTGGTTATCGCTCACG ggaCCGTGGGCgactctctgtcctcctcacagCACCCCGATGTCTTCGTCTCTACAGACGGGGGTTACAACTGGAGGGGCACGCTGAGGGGCCCTCACCACTACAGCATCTTGGACTCTGGCGGACTGGTTGTGGCTGTGGAGGCTCACCACGAAGGACAAGTCAAGACCATCAA GTTTTCCACAGATGAAGGCCAGTGTTGGAAATCCTACAACTTCACTGAACAGCCGTTCTTCTTTGCAGGCCTGGCGTCTGAGCCTGGCACCAAGGCCATGAGCGTCAGCGTGTGGGGCTTCAGGCCCGAGGATGACGGCCAGCCCATGTGGGTGGCGGTCACCATTGACTTCCAGAGTCTTATTACAAGAGAGT GTACCGACAGGGATTACCAAGACTGGTTGGCACATTCTGACCCCTCCGGAGGAGACGTGGAGAGGAATGGCTGCGTTCTGGGCGCCAAGGAGGTCTACAGGAGGCGCAAGAAGCAGTCCGTGTGCAGGAATGGCAGAGGGTTTGCTGTGATCAAGAAGCAACGCTCCTGCCTGTGCACCAGGGAGGATTTCTTATG TGACTACGGCTACTATCGCCACAAGAACACCTCAGAGTGTGTCAGGCAGGCCGGCGGTGCGAACAAAACCTTGGAGCTGTGTCTGAATGGGGAGGAGGATGAGCTTTTCACAGCGGG GTACCGCAAGGTTCCCAGCGATCGGTGCGAGGGGGGATTCTCACCTCACCTCGCGATGCAGACCCTCATCAGACCCTGTGGCGTTAAACCCAGCCCAGGTCCACCCAACAGGCACTTTGACACCCCG cacGAGAAGCTGGTGTTGATCCTGGTGTGTGCCGGGGCAGGGGTCATCGTGCTGCTGGCCGTCGTCTCTGCAGTCATTGCTACAAGGAGGGCGGtttacagacacag GACAGTGCTGTATCGCTTCTCAAACCtccggattcaggaggaggaaaacggcGTCACAGCCGATCTCACTAGCGCCGCTAGCAGCAATGGCACGGCCGGCCAGCCAGACTCGGATGAC GATCTTATTGCatga